The genome window TTCATCAGAGTCTGAACTGATAACTGTTGGTCTTTGGTCCTTTACATCGGACTTCAAGTATAATGCATAAGAGTATGCTGTAGCATGATTCTGGGCTCTGTATTGGGTTTGCTCCATTGTGTGTAATTGCTTTGGGAATGTGGTTGATTTGATAGGCTTCTTTGGGATGTAACACTTGGCAGTGGTGTTCAACATCTTGATGGAATTGGTAAACATTGTATATTGATTTAA of Kluyveromyces marxianus DMKU3-1042 DNA, complete genome, chromosome 3 contains these proteins:
- the DPA10 gene encoding Dpa10p, whose translation is MFTNSIKMLNTTAKCYIPKKPIKSTTFPKQLHTMEQTQYRAQNHATAYSYALYLKSDVKDQRPTVISSDSDEVSTVADHVRV